From a single Sphingobium lignivorans genomic region:
- a CDS encoding lysylphosphatidylglycerol synthase domain-containing protein codes for MGLLCLLFFAQRVHSLQESLPTLAREAVAAMPLAVLLCLIACIFVAMAWRAILAMLGKNLPIGLTAAIFLTTQFGKYLPGNIAQHIGRATLALRHGVPVRLTITSVAIEMAIGVLVMAFLGAPLLAGHLDEMWRAAAIAAGILALAALVGGFAIRTRRLAAGMLAARFGILGPPGRLAVPVLLTVAGALLSACALLLLEPALARDPATIARSVSIFCGAWVAGFLVVGAPAGLGVREFILSEGLAPIIGPERAIAAALLLRLVTTLGDLLAFALGLVLLRYTRAPGADEKKPRLDRTGVIRNDVIAGS; via the coding sequence ATGGGCCTACTGTGCCTGCTGTTCTTCGCGCAGCGCGTTCACTCGCTCCAGGAGAGCCTGCCGACGCTGGCGCGGGAGGCGGTCGCCGCCATGCCGCTGGCGGTGCTGCTCTGTCTCATCGCATGCATCTTCGTGGCCATGGCGTGGCGCGCCATTCTTGCCATGCTCGGCAAAAACCTTCCGATCGGCCTGACAGCCGCGATCTTCCTGACCACGCAGTTCGGGAAATATCTGCCGGGCAATATCGCACAGCATATCGGCCGCGCGACCCTGGCGCTTCGCCATGGCGTTCCGGTCCGCCTGACCATCACCTCCGTCGCTATCGAAATGGCGATCGGCGTGTTGGTCATGGCGTTTCTGGGCGCGCCGCTGCTTGCGGGGCATCTCGACGAAATGTGGCGGGCGGCCGCGATCGCCGCTGGCATCCTCGCGCTTGCGGCCCTGGTCGGCGGTTTTGCAATCAGGACCCGCCGGCTGGCCGCGGGGATGCTTGCCGCCAGATTCGGCATCCTCGGCCCCCCGGGGCGCCTCGCCGTACCGGTGTTGCTCACGGTAGCGGGGGCGCTGTTGTCAGCCTGTGCCCTGCTGCTCCTTGAGCCTGCCCTTGCCCGTGATCCCGCCACGATCGCCCGGAGCGTGTCGATATTCTGCGGAGCATGGGTCGCCGGCTTTCTCGTGGTGGGCGCTCCGGCGGGGCTTGGCGTGCGGGAGTTCATCCTGAGCGAAGGGCTGGCACCGATCATCGGTCCCGAGCGTGCCATCGCCGCAGCGCTTCTGCTGAGGCTCGTGACGACGCTGGGCGACCTGCTCGCCTTCGCGCTGGGGCTCGTCCTGCTCCGCTATACCCGTGCGCCGGGCGCAGACGAGAAAAAACCCCGGCTCGATAGAACCGGGGTCATTCGAAATGACGTGATCGCGGGGTCCTGA
- a CDS encoding ATP synthase F1 subunit epsilon — MALHFELVTPEKLVLAQDVHMVVVPGAEGEFGVLEGHAPFMSTVKDGVLKVYDRDGAEPRLIPVEGGFAEVSEAGLTVLAEKAG; from the coding sequence ATGGCCCTGCATTTCGAACTCGTGACCCCAGAGAAGCTTGTCCTGGCCCAGGACGTCCACATGGTCGTCGTGCCGGGCGCCGAGGGCGAGTTCGGCGTGCTGGAGGGCCATGCGCCCTTCATGTCCACCGTGAAGGACGGCGTGCTCAAGGTCTATGACCGCGACGGCGCCGAGCCCCGCCTGATCCCCGTCGAGGGCGGTTTCGCCGAAGTCAGCGAGGCAGGCCTCACGGTGCTGGCGGAGAAAGCGGGCTGA
- a CDS encoding F0F1 ATP synthase subunit gamma, producing MASLKELKGRIVSVKSTQKITKAKQMVAAAKLRRAQAAAEAARPYAERLEKVVASLAGKVTGDSAPRLLAGTGKDDTHLLVVANGDKGLAGAFNANIVKAAVVKARALIAQGKTVKFYLVGRKGRAVISRTFPGMIVGEYDTTEVRTPGFDEASAIAQDVSNRFFAGEFDVAHLFYSGFKSALAQIPTEQQIIPVKIPADAPASSGAAVEYEPDEEAILADLLPRNITIQIFKALLENMASEQGASMTAMDNATRNAGDLIKKLTIEYNRSRQAAITTELVEIIAGAEAL from the coding sequence ATGGCTAGCCTCAAGGAACTCAAGGGCCGCATCGTCTCGGTCAAGTCGACCCAGAAGATCACCAAGGCCAAGCAAATGGTCGCTGCGGCCAAGCTGCGCCGTGCGCAGGCCGCTGCCGAGGCCGCTCGCCCCTATGCGGAGCGCCTGGAAAAGGTGGTCGCCAGTCTCGCTGGCAAAGTGACCGGTGACAGCGCGCCCCGCCTGCTTGCCGGCACGGGCAAGGATGACACGCATCTGCTGGTCGTGGCGAACGGGGACAAGGGCCTGGCCGGCGCCTTCAACGCGAACATCGTCAAGGCTGCCGTCGTCAAGGCGCGCGCGCTGATCGCGCAGGGCAAGACGGTCAAGTTCTACCTTGTCGGGCGCAAGGGCCGCGCCGTCATCTCGCGCACCTTCCCCGGCATGATCGTCGGCGAATATGACACGACCGAAGTCCGCACGCCCGGTTTCGACGAGGCCAGCGCGATCGCGCAGGACGTCTCGAACCGCTTCTTCGCGGGCGAGTTCGACGTCGCTCACCTCTTCTATTCGGGGTTCAAGTCGGCCCTCGCGCAGATCCCGACCGAGCAGCAGATCATCCCGGTCAAGATCCCGGCCGATGCGCCGGCCTCATCGGGCGCCGCAGTCGAATATGAGCCGGACGAGGAAGCGATCCTCGCTGACCTGCTCCCGCGCAACATCACAATCCAGATCTTCAAGGCCCTCCTTGAGAACATGGCATCCGAGCAGGGCGCCTCGATGACCGCGATGGACAATGCGACGCGCAACGCGGGCGATCTCATCAAGAAGCTCACCATCGAATATAACCGCAGCCGTCAGGCCGCGATCACCACCGAGCTGGTGGAAATCATTGCGGGCGCCGAAGCGCTCTAA
- a CDS encoding glycosyltransferase has product MYDTVSRVAATPSRPAASGTGWGGSAKSSSEDAGTDAKADVRLVAWGSYDKGKPRVRLLLDALRRKGSLAREIHIDIWQGIEDKAVAGKGRMAIAMARALATYPRAIRQLLRQPRTLPVLLPYPAILDAFVLWPFARLRRQAIIFDAFIPLHDTIVNDRKWLRRGSLRARLLWQVERLALAMADVVLVDTDEHGRYFSETFGVPAARCITVPVGAEPLFWDARHSALPPPHAGLPTRYALFYGQFIPLHGIETILEAALASVGTPVHWLIIGRGQEGAAARTFLDRHAPGNVTWLPWVDYAQLPSIIRGAVISLGIFGTSDKAARVIPNKMFQILAAGGAIITRDSPAVAALAQRYSDAIRLVPPGDAPALAEAVAQAFARPRSAAIAATARAALSPDDGVDALVQLLTLARGEPACRS; this is encoded by the coding sequence ATGTACGACACCGTCTCCCGCGTCGCTGCGACGCCTTCTCGACCGGCAGCGTCCGGCACAGGCTGGGGTGGCTCTGCCAAGTCCTCGTCGGAAGACGCGGGCACCGACGCGAAGGCGGACGTCCGGCTGGTCGCCTGGGGAAGCTATGACAAGGGCAAGCCGCGCGTGAGGCTGCTGCTCGACGCCTTGCGGCGCAAGGGAAGCCTGGCCCGGGAAATCCATATCGACATATGGCAGGGCATTGAAGACAAGGCGGTGGCTGGCAAGGGCCGGATGGCGATCGCGATGGCCCGTGCCCTTGCGACTTATCCCCGCGCGATCCGGCAATTGCTGCGTCAGCCGCGCACGCTGCCTGTCCTGCTGCCCTATCCGGCCATTCTCGACGCCTTTGTCCTGTGGCCATTCGCGCGCCTGCGTCGGCAGGCGATCATCTTCGATGCGTTCATTCCGTTGCACGACACGATCGTGAACGACCGCAAGTGGCTGCGTCGCGGGAGCTTGCGCGCAAGGCTGCTGTGGCAGGTTGAACGGCTTGCGCTCGCCATGGCCGATGTCGTGCTCGTCGATACGGACGAGCATGGGCGATATTTCAGCGAAACATTTGGCGTGCCGGCTGCACGATGCATCACGGTGCCGGTTGGCGCCGAACCGCTGTTCTGGGACGCGCGCCACTCGGCCTTGCCTCCGCCGCATGCCGGTCTGCCCACCCGTTATGCGCTCTTCTATGGCCAGTTCATTCCCTTGCATGGCATCGAAACGATCCTTGAAGCGGCACTGGCGAGCGTGGGCACGCCGGTCCACTGGCTCATCATCGGCCGGGGGCAGGAAGGTGCCGCGGCGAGGACCTTTCTGGACCGCCACGCGCCCGGGAATGTCACCTGGCTTCCCTGGGTCGACTATGCGCAGCTCCCCTCGATCATTCGCGGGGCGGTCATTTCGCTCGGCATTTTCGGGACCAGCGACAAGGCGGCCCGCGTCATTCCCAACAAGATGTTTCAGATATTGGCCGCAGGTGGCGCGATCATCACGCGCGATAGCCCTGCCGTGGCCGCTCTTGCCCAGCGCTATTCCGATGCGATTCGCCTCGTGCCGCCGGGTGATGCGCCCGCGCTGGCGGAAGCGGTTGCGCAAGCCTTCGCCCGGCCTCGCTCCGCGGCGATCGCGGCAACCGCCCGCGCCGCGCTGTCTCCGGACGATGGCGTGGATGCCCTCGTCCAGCTTCTGACTCTTGCCCGGGGAGAACCCGCATGTCGCTCGTAA
- the atpD gene encoding F0F1 ATP synthase subunit beta, producing the protein MAATNNVGKISQVIGAVVDVTFDDALPAILSALETSNNGQKLVLEVAQHLGENTVRTIAMDSTDGLTRGQDVVDTGAQISVPVGPKTLGRILNVVGEPIDERGPVNAEMKAPIHAKAPEFTDQATEAAILVTGIKVIDLIAPYARGGKIGLFGGAGVGKTVLIQELINNIAKGHGGVSVFAGVGERTREGNDLYHEFLDAGVIAKDADGNPTSEGSKVALVFGQMNEPPGARARVALSGLTMAEYFRDQEGQDVLFFVDNIFRFTQAGSEVSALLGRIPSAVGYQPTLATDMGALQERITSTTKGSITSVQAIYVPADDLTDPAPATSFAHLDATTTLSRAISELGIYPAVDPLDSTSRVLTPAVVGQEHYEVARRVQQTLQKYKSLQDIIAILGMDELSEEDKLTVARARKIQRFLSQPFHVAEVFTGIPGKFVQIEDTVKSFKAVVDGEYDHLPEAAFYMVGGIDEAVEKGKKLAAEAA; encoded by the coding sequence ATGGCAGCTACCAACAATGTCGGCAAGATCAGCCAGGTGATCGGCGCCGTCGTCGACGTGACCTTCGATGATGCGCTCCCGGCGATTCTCTCGGCGCTCGAAACGAGCAACAACGGCCAGAAGCTGGTTCTCGAGGTTGCCCAGCACCTCGGCGAGAACACCGTCCGCACGATCGCCATGGACTCGACCGATGGCCTGACCCGCGGTCAGGACGTGGTCGACACCGGCGCGCAGATCTCCGTGCCGGTCGGCCCCAAGACGCTTGGCCGCATCCTCAACGTCGTCGGCGAGCCGATCGACGAACGCGGCCCGGTCAATGCCGAGATGAAGGCACCGATCCACGCCAAGGCCCCCGAGTTCACCGACCAGGCGACCGAGGCGGCCATCCTCGTGACCGGCATCAAGGTCATCGACCTCATCGCGCCTTATGCGCGCGGCGGCAAGATCGGCCTGTTCGGCGGCGCCGGCGTGGGCAAGACCGTGCTCATCCAGGAGCTGATCAACAACATCGCCAAGGGCCATGGCGGCGTGTCCGTGTTCGCCGGCGTCGGTGAGCGCACCCGCGAGGGCAACGACCTCTATCACGAGTTCCTCGACGCGGGCGTCATCGCCAAGGATGCCGATGGCAACCCCACGAGCGAAGGTTCCAAGGTGGCGCTGGTCTTCGGCCAGATGAACGAGCCCCCGGGCGCCCGTGCACGCGTCGCGCTCTCGGGCCTCACCATGGCCGAGTATTTCCGCGACCAGGAAGGCCAGGACGTGCTCTTCTTCGTCGACAACATCTTCCGCTTCACCCAGGCGGGCTCGGAAGTGTCGGCGCTGCTCGGCCGCATTCCCTCGGCCGTGGGCTATCAGCCGACGCTCGCGACCGACATGGGCGCGCTGCAGGAGCGCATCACCTCGACGACCAAGGGCTCGATCACTTCGGTGCAGGCCATCTACGTGCCGGCCGACGACTTGACCGACCCGGCCCCGGCCACCAGCTTCGCGCACCTTGACGCCACGACCACCCTGTCGCGCGCCATCTCCGAGCTCGGCATCTATCCGGCCGTGGACCCGCTCGATTCCACCTCGCGCGTGCTCACCCCGGCCGTCGTTGGCCAGGAGCATTATGAGGTTGCCCGTCGCGTCCAGCAGACGCTGCAGAAGTACAAGTCGCTGCAGGACATCATCGCCATTCTCGGCATGGACGAGCTCTCCGAAGAGGACAAGCTGACCGTCGCGCGCGCGCGCAAGATCCAGCGCTTCCTCTCGCAGCCCTTCCATGTGGCCGAGGTCTTCACCGGCATTCCGGGCAAGTTCGTCCAGATCGAGGACACCGTGAAGAGCTTCAAGGCAGTGGTCGACGGCGAATATGACCATCTGCCGGAAGCCGCCTTCTACATGGTCGGCGGCATCGACGAGGCTGTCGAGAAGGGCAAGAAGCTCGCCGCCGAAGCGGCCTGA
- a CDS encoding class I SAM-dependent methyltransferase — MSLVMSPFGPALPEGGWVPAPRYILRRAAIMEAMRDLPPGNIIEVGCGAGALLSEFAALGFDVTGLEMSVEGRALSDVFANGQARMTVREKPEDWHAHFSYLFSFEVLEHIEDDLAALREWVGWLKPGGLAVLSVPAHMKLWGNSDVFAGHFRRYSRPQFEALLQAAGLTDVRIEAYGFPVSNLVEPLRNAYHGRKLKAGDGSRSMKAATENSGVDRGLETRLFPVMTAFPCRQMLQAAVRLQRLFRHSEHGTGWIAVGRKADG; from the coding sequence ATGTCGCTCGTAATGTCGCCCTTTGGCCCCGCTCTCCCGGAGGGCGGATGGGTGCCCGCGCCGCGCTATATCCTCCGGCGCGCCGCCATCATGGAAGCCATGCGGGATCTGCCGCCCGGAAACATCATCGAGGTCGGCTGCGGGGCGGGAGCGCTGCTTTCGGAGTTCGCTGCTCTCGGCTTCGATGTCACCGGGCTGGAAATGTCGGTCGAAGGGCGCGCGCTCTCGGACGTTTTCGCCAATGGGCAAGCGCGGATGACGGTGCGGGAGAAGCCGGAGGACTGGCACGCGCATTTCTCCTACCTCTTCAGCTTCGAAGTCCTGGAGCATATCGAGGATGACCTCGCGGCGCTGCGTGAATGGGTCGGCTGGCTGAAACCGGGGGGGCTGGCCGTGCTTTCCGTGCCGGCGCACATGAAATTGTGGGGCAATTCGGACGTCTTCGCAGGCCACTTCCGGCGCTATTCTAGGCCGCAGTTCGAAGCGCTTCTTCAAGCTGCCGGGCTCACAGACGTGCGGATCGAGGCCTATGGCTTTCCTGTTTCCAATCTCGTCGAACCGCTGCGCAACGCCTATCACGGCCGCAAGCTGAAGGCGGGGGACGGCAGCAGGTCGATGAAGGCGGCAACGGAGAACAGCGGGGTCGATCGCGGGCTGGAGACGCGACTCTTTCCGGTGATGACGGCATTCCCATGCCGGCAGATGCTGCAAGCCGCCGTCCGGCTGCAGCGTCTCTTCCGCCACTCCGAACACGGAACCGGATGGATCGCCGTCGGACGCAAGGCCGATGGCTGA